One window from the genome of Paracoccus zhejiangensis encodes:
- a CDS encoding DUF2163 domain-containing protein produces the protein MSTTTLARAWAISRRDGLVLGFTDHDGVLSFGGIRFRPETGLSARALVQAAGLSVDNSEAEGALSDDAITEADLMAGLWDGAELRMWEVDWQRPTERRLQFRGTLGEVSCSGGAFRAELRGLSEPLNQARGRRFHPRCSAMLGDGQCRADLGRAGMRVEADILAPPAAEGAAFDLWVTGSFASGWFERGAVEVLTGPARGLRGWVKNDRALPGGRRRVDLWAGFGILPGAGDRLRLVAGCDKHAGTCRGKFDNFVNFRGFPHLPSEDWLMSPDRAKRAPDARSAGDLSDFSISAALGDRDG, from the coding sequence ATGAGCACGACGACGCTGGCCCGGGCCTGGGCCATCAGCCGCAGGGACGGGCTGGTTCTGGGCTTTACCGATCATGACGGGGTGCTGAGTTTCGGCGGCATCCGCTTTCGTCCCGAAACCGGCCTCTCGGCGCGCGCGCTGGTCCAGGCGGCAGGCCTGTCGGTCGACAATAGCGAGGCCGAGGGCGCGCTGTCGGATGACGCGATCACCGAGGCCGATCTGATGGCCGGGCTGTGGGACGGGGCCGAGCTGCGGATGTGGGAGGTGGACTGGCAGCGGCCCACGGAACGCCGGTTGCAGTTTCGCGGCACACTGGGCGAGGTGTCATGCAGCGGCGGTGCCTTCCGGGCCGAGTTGCGCGGCCTGTCCGAGCCGCTCAACCAGGCGCGCGGGCGGCGCTTTCACCCGCGCTGTTCGGCCATGCTGGGCGACGGCCAGTGCCGCGCCGACCTGGGCCGGGCAGGGATGCGGGTCGAGGCCGACATCCTCGCGCCGCCGGCTGCCGAGGGAGCGGCCTTTGACCTGTGGGTGACAGGCAGCTTTGCCAGCGGCTGGTTCGAACGCGGGGCGGTCGAGGTGCTGACTGGGCCGGCGCGGGGGCTGCGCGGCTGGGTGAAGAATGACCGCGCCCTGCCGGGGGGCAGGCGGCGGGTCGATCTGTGGGCGGGGTTCGGCATCCTGCCCGGGGCGGGCGACCGGCTGCGGCTGGTGGCGGGCTGTGACAAGCACGCCGGGACCTGCCGGGGGAAGTTCGACAACTTCGTGAACTTCCGTGGCTTCCCGCACCTGCCGAGCGAGGACTGGCTGATGTCGCCCGACAGGGCAAAGCGCGCCCCGGATGCGCGGTCCGCAGGCGATCTGTCGGATTTCAGCATTTCGGCAGCGCTGGGGGATCGCGATGGGTGA
- a CDS encoding C40 family peptidase: MGERIVQLARGWIGTPYVHQASIKGAGTDCLGLIRGIWRELHGDEPEPVPPYSADWGEAGREEKLLDGAMRHLHPVALDEAEAPGQVLLFRMREGAVAKHLGILTAVGGAARFLHAYDRHGVIESPFGDPWRARLVRRFRVP; the protein is encoded by the coding sequence ATGGGTGAGCGGATCGTGCAACTGGCGCGCGGCTGGATCGGCACGCCCTATGTGCATCAGGCAAGCATCAAGGGCGCGGGCACCGATTGCCTCGGGCTGATCCGTGGCATCTGGCGTGAGCTTCATGGCGACGAGCCGGAGCCGGTTCCGCCCTATTCCGCTGACTGGGGCGAGGCGGGGCGCGAGGAGAAACTGCTCGACGGCGCGATGCGGCATTTGCACCCGGTGGCCTTGGATGAAGCCGAGGCGCCGGGGCAGGTGCTGCTGTTTCGGATGCGCGAGGGCGCCGTTGCCAAGCATCTGGGTATCCTGACGGCGGTGGGCGGGGCCGCGCGCTTTCTCCATGCCTATGACCGCCATGGCGTGATCGAGAGCCCGTTCGGTGATCCCTGGCGGGCGCGGCTGGTGCGCCGGTTCCGCGTTCCCTGA